Proteins found in one Amphiprion ocellaris isolate individual 3 ecotype Okinawa chromosome 22, ASM2253959v1, whole genome shotgun sequence genomic segment:
- the LOC111566847 gene encoding apolipoprotein D-like produces the protein MKSFQVLFLLLLTAAASEGQSFHIGRCPQPSVQEDFNVTKYMGTWYEIERLPAMFQKGKCAQATYSLLPDGTVSVHNEEILSNGKINSIEGVATVKNASQPAILGVSFFKGVPDAPYWVLSTDHQSYALVYSCSDYLRLFHVDFAWILARTRELSQDIVSQLHDKLTAAGVNVNRLIVTNQTSCEGLDQ, from the exons ATGAAGTCATTCCAG GTCCTGTTTCTGCTTCTCCTGACTGCAGCAGCAAGTGAAGGTCAGTCCTTCCATATCGGCAGATGCCCCCAGCCTTCTGTTCAAGAGGACTTCAATGTTACAAAg TATATGGGTACCTGGTATGAAATAGAGAGGCTTCCAGCTATGTTTCAGAAAGGAAAATGTGCCCAAGCCACATAcagtctcctccctgatggGACAGTCAGCGTTCACAATGAAGAGATTCT CTCTAATGGCAAGATAAACTCAATTGAAGGAGTTGCCACAGTTAAAAACGCATCTCAACCTGCTATTCTTGGCGTCAGCTTCTTTAAAG GTGTTCCAGATGCTCCCTACTGGGTACTCTCCACAGATCACCAGTCGTATGCGTTGGTGTACTCCTGCTCCGACTACCTTCGTCTTTTCCACGTCGACTTTGCCTGGATCCTGGCTCGCACTCGTGAGCTGTCTCAGGACATTGTTAGCCAGTTACACGATAAGCTGACTGCTGCTGGTGTAAACGTAAACCGCCTCATTGTCACCAACCAGACCAGTTGTGAGGGTCTTGATCAGTAA